The stretch of DNA TAATATTTAGATTAATAAATTCTATGAAGAGAAAAAGTAAGTAATATTTTTGTTCCACAGAGAGTTGGCATTTTGCTGCAAGCCAATGTTCAAGGTATAACTGAAAATCATCTCGGAGAAGTAAGGCTGAAGATTATTAGTAAGTCTTATCGGAGTTTTTCACCGTTAAAAGAAAAGCGTATTATTTAGTACGTAGCTGAGAGCTATAAAAGAATCTATTTTTATTTATTATAGATTTAGTTTTATAGAATTAGGGTGGTATCGCGAGTAACCTCGTCCCTTTGTTTAAGGGATGGGGTTTTTTTATGTTTATAAAGGGGGGATTTTATATGGATATTGAAGGTGGCATAATTATTCGGCAATAAAATTTGAATTGTATAGGAGGATTTAAAATGAAAGGTTTATCAAGGAAAGATTTAGTATTAATAAGCTTAATGCTTTTTTCATTATTTTTTGGAGCAGGAAATTTAATATTTCCACCATTTTTAGGTCAAGCGGCAGGAACAAAAACAGTTATAGCTATGTTAGGGTTTTTTATAACAGCGGTAGGTTTTCCAGTACTTGGAGTGGTTGTAATAGCTAAATCAGGAGGATTATATGCTTTAGCTAAAAGAGTAAATAAAACTTTTGCAGGAGTATTTACTGTATTAATATATTTATCAATAGGACCATGCCTAGGAATTCCAAGAGCAGGAAGTTTACCATTTGAAATGGCAGTTTCACCTTATTTACCAAGCAATATGTCGAGAGCTCTTGCATTATTTATTTTTACATTAATATTTTTTGCGGTGGCTTATTGGCTTTCATTATCACCAAGTAAATTAGTAGATAGAATGGGTAAGGTTTTAACTCCAACATTATTAAGTTTAGTTGCAATAATATTTATAGCAGCTATTTTCAAACCATTAGGAGGTTATGCAAAGCCAACAGGTGAATATATAACTTCACCATTTATTAAAGGATTTTTAGAAGGATATTTAACTATGGATACTATTGCAGCTTTAAATTTTGGAATAGTAATTAGTTTAGCAATAAAATCTAGAGGCGTTAAAGATGAAAAGACTGTTATTTCTACTTCAATTAAAGCAGGAATTATTGCAGGAATATTATTAATAGCTATATATTCAATGTTAGGACATTTAGGAGCAACTAGTGGAGGAAGATTTGGAGCAACTGAAAATGGAGCTCAAACTCTAACAAATGTAATGACCTATATTTTTGGAAAACCAGGAGCTGTATTACTTGCAGTAGTATTTACTTTAGCATGCTTAACAACTTGTGTTGGATTAATAACATCATGTAGTCAGTACTTTACAACATTAAATAATAAGGTAAGCTATAAAGCTTGGGTTAGCCTTTTAGCTTTATCAAGTATGTTACTTGCTAATATGGGATTAACTAAAATCTTATCAATTTCAGTACCAGTATTAAATGCAATTTATCCAATAGCAATAATGTTAATTTTAGTAGGAATAATGAATAATTTATTTAAAGGTAGTAGAGTTGTTTATTCTACAACAATATTATTTACTGGAGTTATAAGTGTAATAGATGCATTAGAACAAGTTGGCTTTAGGTTAGGTTTTGTAACAAAACTTGTTGATAAACTACCATTTTACTCACAAGGGTTAGGTTGGGTAGCACCAGCAATTCTAGGTTTATTACTAGGTATTGTTATAAAAGAAGTTAGAGAAAAGATGTTAGCAAAAAATCTAGAGTTACAAGAATAAAAAAGAGCCTAAAATGTGAACTGCCCCCTATCTAGTAGATAGGAGGCAGTTCAATGGTTCTACCTTTTAAGATTTTTAAATTTAATCATCATAAAAATCTCTTTCATAATCATTAGTATTTGGAGTGCTTGGCATATGACTGTAAGGTGCATTAGGATAATCAAATAAATTATCTTTTTTGTGTTTAAGTTTATGCTTTAATTTTTTAAGATCAAACATAATATCACCTCATAGGATTATTTATTAATAGTATGTACATAAAATTATATAAATATGTACAGTTAGGATATAGTAAGTTGTTATTGTAATAAATTACTAATATAACAAATATAAGGATGGAGGGATGATATGAAGGATTTCTTTGTTTTAAAAATACCAAATGAATTTTATCGAACAAGTTTAACGGAACAGACAATACCTATAATTCTTTTATGTATAGCAATAGGAATTATTTATTTTTATAAAGATAAGATAAGAGCCAAAGAAAGATTAGATAAAATTATTAGATACTCCATAGGAATAATATCATTAACTATTTTTGTATCATACTATATTTCTGTATGGATAATTGAAGGGATTAGACCAGATAATTTACCATTTCATCTATGTTATCTTACCAATATTCTTTGTATTATTTTAGCGTTTACTAAAAATAGAAGCCTTTTTAACTTTTCAATATTTGCAGGAGTTTTAGGTGGAATAAGCAGTTTAATATCAGTAGATATGGAGCTTTCCTGGCGATATTTTAAATATTATCAGTTTATGGTGGGACATACTATCATAGTTTTAGTTCCAATATATTTTCTTATTATATATAAATATATTCCAACTTTTAAAGATGCAATTAAAGTATTTTTATTATTACAGGTTATAGGAATGCCTATGGGAATATTTAATGAAATATATAAAACAAATTATTTCTTTGTAAGCTTTGGATCTAATGCAGCAAGCAAGGGGACATTTTTAACATTCTTAGGGGATGGATATATGTATTTATTTAATCTAGAATTGTTAGCTATAACTTGTATTTTAGTATGGTATTTAGTTTTGAAATTTATATATAAAATTTTAAAATCTCATTCACTAAATAATGATTATAGCTATAAAATGTAAGTATAATTATTAAGTTTTATTTGATTATATAGAGTAAATCTGATAAGCTAATAAGGGAAAATTTAATAAGTACTTCAGTTGTATAGGGGAGTAGTTAGCTCATATTTGAAGAGTTGTTAAGTCAACATATTGAACTTAAAAGTTCTGGCTTAATATTAAATAACGAGACTTATGCGTAGTTTTTGCTACGCATAAGTCTTTATTTTTTGTATAAGAAAGTTAAAAAAGTAGAACTAATAAAGTAAGTATTAAATTAAAAATTAATATATGTTAAGGAGAGTATTGTATGGGATTTTTATCAATTTTAATGACAGGAATAGGATTATCTATGGATGCCTTTGCAGTTGCCCTTGCAAAAGGAATGAACCTGAAAAAAGATTTACTTAAAAATGCAGTAAAAATAGCTTTATTTTTTGGGTTATTTCAAGCAGTTATGCCTCTTTTAGGATGGTGGGCAGGAAGATATTTTGAAAGCTATATAAAATCATTTGATCATTGGATCGCTTTTATACTGCTAGGGATAATTGGTGGGAAAATGATATATGAATCTTTCAATGGAGAAAAAGAAGATGAAAACTTAAATAATGAAATTGAAGAAGAAGTTAGTATAACTGAAGTTTATGAGGAAAAAGATGAGTTAAACAACAAAAATTTAATTATATTAGCTATTGCAACTAGTATAGATGCTTTAGCAGTTGGCGTAAGCTTTGCATTTTTAAGCGTTAACATAGTACCTGCTATAACAATAATAGGATTAACTACTTTTGTTTTATGTATAGTTGCTGTACTTGTAGGTAAAAAATTAGGAAACCTACTACAAAGGTATGCTGAAATTATTGGTGGAGTAATTTTAATACTTATAGGAACAAAAATTTTAATAGAGCATTTATTTATGTAGATAAAGGTTATATTACCCTTAATAAAAGAATGAATTTTGATATAATAAGACTTAATAGAATACAAAATGAAAGGAATAATTATATGACAGATAAAGAGTATGAATATTTTGGGTTTAAACCATTAATACATGGAGAAGTGGAAAGAGATGATAACGAACTTTGGTTTTTAATATGTAACGATAAATTATTAGTAAAAATTACTGAAGATAAAGTAAGCATTCCAACATATAAAGATATTAAAGTGCTTAATATAAGTTTTCAAGAAGCGTATTGTTTAGGTGAGCTTAAAAATAAAATATGCTTTACAGTTGAAATAGAAGAAAATATAGAAATAAAAGAAGAGTTTAAAATGATAACCATTTATGAAGCAGGTATTCTTTTAGAAGAAGAAATGTTTTTTGTAGCAGGAAGAGGAAGACAATTATTACACTGGGATAAAACTCATAAATTCTGTGGAAGATGTGGAAATAAAACTATTAAAAAGGAAGATGAAAAAGCAAAAATTTGTACAGAGTGCAATCTTATAACATATCCTACTATTTCCCCGGCAATAATCGTTGCAATAACTAAGGGAGATGAAATACTTTTAGCTCACAATAAAGGATTTAAAGATAATAAATATGGAATTATAGCAGGATTTGTTGATGCAGGTGAAGATCTAGAAACATGCGTAAAAAGAGAAGTCTTTGAAGAAGTAGGAATAAAAATAAAAAATATAAAATACTATGGTAGCCAAATATGGCCTTTCCCTAATTCATTAATGATAGGTTTCTTTGCAGAATACCAAAGCGGAGAGATAAAAGTAGATGGTGAAGAAATAGTTAAAGCAGATTGGTTTAAAAAAGATAACTTTCCTAAAATTCCAGACAAGATATCTATCGCAAGAAAGATGATAGACCATTTTGCTGAAATTAGTTAAATATATAAATTAAATAACTACGGGAGAGAGAATTATATGCATAAGGTGATGGTAAAAGGTATACTATCTAGTAATAATGGAATGAATATTTATAGAGGTTGCAGTCATGGGTGTATATATTGCGACTCTAGAAGCTTATGTTATGGGATGAATCATATTTTTGAAGATATAGAGGTAAAGATTGATGGTACACAGTTATTAGAGGATGCACTTAAGAAAAAGAGAAAAAAGTGTATGATTGGAACTGGTGCAATGAGGGATCCATATATTCATATAGAAGAAAAGCTTCAAAATACAAGAAAATCCTTAGAGATAATTGAAAAGTTATGTAAGATTATTGAACCAAATGTTTCTACAACAAAAGAACGTTTTGAAGTTTTGAAGGTAATGAGGGACAATGGAATTCCTACAGTCGTTTGGATATCTCCTATTTTGCCTTATATAAATGATACAGAGAAAAATAATGGGATTCAATTGAGTTTTGATATATAAACGTATTGAGTAAAATCAATACGTTTTTTATTTTTATAAAATGATATTTCTAATCTATAAAATAAAAAATGTAGTAGTTAAAAATAATAAAAAATACAAAAAAAGGTTTATGGCATTTGACAATAAATAAAAGTGATGCTAACATATTATTAGCATATGCTATTAATGTGTTGGGGGATGAGTTAATGGGGAGTTAGTTTTATGGTTATGAAGCAATTAAAAATTTATAAAATAAGATTAAGGATGAGGTGTAGTATATGAAAATAGCGGTTTCATCAACAGGAAAAGATAAAGATAGTACATTAGATATAAGATTTGGTAGATGTGAGTATTTTCAAATTTATAATACAGAAAATAATGAGTTAAAGGTAATAGAGAATAGAGGGCAAACTGCAAGTGGAGGAGCTGGAATTGCAGCATCTAATCAAATAGTAGAAGAAAAAGCAGATGTAGTCATTACAGGAAGTTTAGGCCCAAATGCTTTTAATATTATAAAAGAATCAGAAATAAAAATGTTTAAATGTGATTCGATATCAGTAGAATCTGCAATTAAAAAATATAGTAATGGTGAACTTGAAGAAATAAAATCAGCTAAATAGATAAAAGTTAGTAGATTGGAGATGAAAAAAACTGTGAATATTGCTGTGCTTAGTGGAAAAGGTGGAACTGGGAAAACAACAATGTCAATAAATCTTGCTATTGCATTAAATGCAAATTATGTAGATTGTGATGTAGAGGAGCCAAATGGTTTTTTATTTTTAAAGCCTACGGTTTATAAAAATGAAGATGTAATGGTTGAATATCCAGAGATAAAAAAAGACAAATGTATAAGTTGTGGTATATGTACACAAACTTGTAAATTTAACGCTTTAGCAAAAGTAAAAGATAATATTATGGTATTTGATAAATTATGTCATAGTTGTGGAGCATGCAAAATTTCTTGTAAAACTGATGCAATAGTTTATAAAAATAGAGTCATTGGAAAATTAGAATCAGGTAAAACAAGAAATATAGAGTGTATAAGGGGAATTTTAAATGTAGGTGAACCAATGGCAGTACCTGTTATAAAGCAACTTTTAAAAAGTTTACCTAAGGGTATTAATTTAATTGATTGTCCACCTGGAACTAGTTGTAATGTAGTAAATAGTTTGAAGTATGCAGACATTGCTATACTTGTTACAGAGCCTTCAGAGTTTGGTCTTCATGATTTAAAATTAGCTGTTGAACTTGTTAAAATATATAACATTCCATTTTGTGTAGTTATTAATAAAGATGACGGAAAAGAAAATATAGTAAAAAAATACTGTGAAGAAGAAAATATAAAAATAATAGGATACTTACCTTATAGTAGAGATACAGTAACTCTATATTCTAAAGGGCAAATATTATATGATGATGTAAATCATAAGTTATGGTTTGATGAAATATCAACTAATATAAAGGAGGTGCTACTTTGGAACTAACTATTTTAAGTGGAAAAGGTGGAACTGGTAAAACAACTATTGCTACAGCCTTAGCAGAACTTGAAAAAGATGCAATAAGAGTAGATTGTGATGTAGATGCACCAAATTTATATTTATTTTATGAGGGTAAAGACATAAGAAAAGAAAATTTTATTGCAGGTAAAAAGGCTATTATATGTAAAGAACTTTGCGAAAACTGTGGAAGATGTATTAATGTTTGTAAGTTTTCTGCAATAAAAGACTTTGAAGTAGATGATTTTACTTGTGAGGGGTGTGGTGCTTGCACATTAGTATGTCCTAATAATGCAATAAAGCTTAATGATGATAAAATTGCAGATGTATTTTTAACTGAATTAGAAGAAGGTATAATTTCAAGAGCAGAAATGGAAATAGGTAGCGATGGCTCAGGAAAGTTAATTAGTCAATTAAAGAAAAATAGTAGAGATGTTAATAATGGAGAAAAACTAACTATAATAGATGGATCACCAGGAATAGGATGTCCTGTTATTTCATCAATTACAGGGAGTGATGCAGTGCTTATAGTTACAGAGCCAACAAAATCAGCTTTAAAAGATTTGCTTAGGATACTAGAACTTTGTAATCATTTTAATGTTTTTACTATGATTTGTATTAATAAATATGATATTAACAATGAAGTTTCTGTAGAGATAGAAGAATTAGCTAAAGTAAATAATTTAATTATAGTTGGGAAAATTCCTTATGATGATATGGTTATAAAATCTATAAATGAGTTAAAACCAATAACAAATTATAAGGATAGTATAGCTAAAATTGAAATTGAAAAAATGTGGATTAATATAAAAAATAAAATAGAAAAATTAGGAGGAATTAAATTATGAAAATAGCAGTTGCTAGTGAAAATAATATTGTTAGTGGACATTTCGGACATTGTGAAGGTTTTGATATTTATGAAGTAGAAGAAGGAAAAATATTAAATAAAAACTTTGTGAAAAATCCAGGACATAAACCAGGATTTTTACCAGTATTTTTAAAAGGACTAGATATAGATATTATAATTTCTGGAGGAATGGGGGCTACTGCGCAACAATTATTTGAACAAAATAATATAGAAGTAGTTGTAGGAGCAGCTGGAATAACTGATGAAATAATTAAAAAATATATAAGTGGAGAAGTAAAATCAACAGGAAGTATTTGTACAGAGCATGCACATGAGGGGCATTGTAACGACTAAATAATTAATAAAGATTATTTAAAAGTAAAACATAAAAATTGAGGGATTGCTACTATATTATATAAGTTTTAATATATTTACAGAGATGGATATAGTCAAAGAAATAAATATTGAAGGATATCGTGGCTTTAAATGTTTTAAATGTAATAGTATAATTGATATAAATAATAAAGAGATTAAATTTAATTACTAGATATTTATGATATAACTATAATATTTACAGGATTATATGCAAACTGTAAGGAGGAATTTAAGTGGCGAGACCAACAAAAGTTAGAACAGTTAGTTTTTTTCCCGAAGATACCTATTTTGTGCCAGTAGGGAAACCTAAATGTCAATTAAAAGAAGTAACTTTAAAACTAGAAGAATTAGAAGCAATGAGGCTT from Clostridium chauvoei encodes:
- the brnQ gene encoding branched-chain amino acid transport system II carrier protein, translated to MKGLSRKDLVLISLMLFSLFFGAGNLIFPPFLGQAAGTKTVIAMLGFFITAVGFPVLGVVVIAKSGGLYALAKRVNKTFAGVFTVLIYLSIGPCLGIPRAGSLPFEMAVSPYLPSNMSRALALFIFTLIFFAVAYWLSLSPSKLVDRMGKVLTPTLLSLVAIIFIAAIFKPLGGYAKPTGEYITSPFIKGFLEGYLTMDTIAALNFGIVISLAIKSRGVKDEKTVISTSIKAGIIAGILLIAIYSMLGHLGATSGGRFGATENGAQTLTNVMTYIFGKPGAVLLAVVFTLACLTTCVGLITSCSQYFTTLNNKVSYKAWVSLLALSSMLLANMGLTKILSISVPVLNAIYPIAIMLILVGIMNNLFKGSRVVYSTTILFTGVISVIDALEQVGFRLGFVTKLVDKLPFYSQGLGWVAPAILGLLLGIVIKEVREKMLAKNLELQE
- a CDS encoding TIGR02206 family membrane protein encodes the protein MKDFFVLKIPNEFYRTSLTEQTIPIILLCIAIGIIYFYKDKIRAKERLDKIIRYSIGIISLTIFVSYYISVWIIEGIRPDNLPFHLCYLTNILCIILAFTKNRSLFNFSIFAGVLGGISSLISVDMELSWRYFKYYQFMVGHTIIVLVPIYFLIIYKYIPTFKDAIKVFLLLQVIGMPMGIFNEIYKTNYFFVSFGSNAASKGTFLTFLGDGYMYLFNLELLAITCILVWYLVLKFIYKILKSHSLNNDYSYKM
- a CDS encoding manganese efflux pump MntP family protein; this encodes MGFLSILMTGIGLSMDAFAVALAKGMNLKKDLLKNAVKIALFFGLFQAVMPLLGWWAGRYFESYIKSFDHWIAFILLGIIGGKMIYESFNGEKEDENLNNEIEEEVSITEVYEEKDELNNKNLIILAIATSIDALAVGVSFAFLSVNIVPAITIIGLTTFVLCIVAVLVGKKLGNLLQRYAEIIGGVILILIGTKILIEHLFM
- the nudC gene encoding NAD(+) diphosphatase, giving the protein MTDKEYEYFGFKPLIHGEVERDDNELWFLICNDKLLVKITEDKVSIPTYKDIKVLNISFQEAYCLGELKNKICFTVEIEENIEIKEEFKMITIYEAGILLEEEMFFVAGRGRQLLHWDKTHKFCGRCGNKTIKKEDEKAKICTECNLITYPTISPAIIVAITKGDEILLAHNKGFKDNKYGIIAGFVDAGEDLETCVKREVFEEVGIKIKNIKYYGSQIWPFPNSLMIGFFAEYQSGEIKVDGEEIVKADWFKKDNFPKIPDKISIARKMIDHFAEIS
- a CDS encoding NifB/NifX family molybdenum-iron cluster-binding protein, which encodes MKIAVSSTGKDKDSTLDIRFGRCEYFQIYNTENNELKVIENRGQTASGGAGIAASNQIVEEKADVVITGSLGPNAFNIIKESEIKMFKCDSISVESAIKKYSNGELEEIKSAK
- a CDS encoding 4Fe-4S binding protein, translated to MNIAVLSGKGGTGKTTMSINLAIALNANYVDCDVEEPNGFLFLKPTVYKNEDVMVEYPEIKKDKCISCGICTQTCKFNALAKVKDNIMVFDKLCHSCGACKISCKTDAIVYKNRVIGKLESGKTRNIECIRGILNVGEPMAVPVIKQLLKSLPKGINLIDCPPGTSCNVVNSLKYADIAILVTEPSEFGLHDLKLAVELVKIYNIPFCVVINKDDGKENIVKKYCEEENIKIIGYLPYSRDTVTLYSKGQILYDDVNHKLWFDEISTNIKEVLLWN
- a CDS encoding ATP-binding protein produces the protein MELTILSGKGGTGKTTIATALAELEKDAIRVDCDVDAPNLYLFYEGKDIRKENFIAGKKAIICKELCENCGRCINVCKFSAIKDFEVDDFTCEGCGACTLVCPNNAIKLNDDKIADVFLTELEEGIISRAEMEIGSDGSGKLISQLKKNSRDVNNGEKLTIIDGSPGIGCPVISSITGSDAVLIVTEPTKSALKDLLRILELCNHFNVFTMICINKYDINNEVSVEIEELAKVNNLIIVGKIPYDDMVIKSINELKPITNYKDSIAKIEIEKMWINIKNKIEKLGGIKL
- a CDS encoding NifB/NifX family molybdenum-iron cluster-binding protein produces the protein MKIAVASENNIVSGHFGHCEGFDIYEVEEGKILNKNFVKNPGHKPGFLPVFLKGLDIDIIISGGMGATAQQLFEQNNIEVVVGAAGITDEIIKKYISGEVKSTGSICTEHAHEGHCND